The following nucleotide sequence is from Solidesulfovibrio carbinolicus.
CGTCCATGCCCACGCCCCGGCCGGAGACGCTGGTGACGGCCTTGGCCGTGGAAAAACCGGGCTGAAAAATGAGGTGGTAGAGTTCCTTGAGCGTCAACTCAGCGCCCGGACTGATGAGTCCCCGTTGTTCGGCCTTGGCCCGGATGGCGGCCGGGTCGAGGCCGCCGCCGTCGTCGCCGACGGTGATGCAGACCTCGCCGCCGACATGGGCGGCGGCCAGGCTGATGCGGCCGGCGGCCGGCTTGCCCACGGCCTGGCGCTGGGCCGGGGATTCGATGCCATGATCAATGCTGTTGCGCAGCAGATGCACCAGCGGATCGCTCAAGCGTTCAATGACGGTCTTGTCGAGTTCGGTTTCCTCGCCGCTGGTCACGAGTTCGATGTCCTTGCCGAGTTCTGTGGACAGATCGCGCACCAGCCGGCGAAACTTGGCGAAGGTAGCCCCGATGGGCAACATGCGGATGGACAAGGTGGAATCGCGCAGGCTTTCGCTTAAGCGTTCCAGGTGCTCGGCCAGCCCCCGCAGATGCGGGTCGCCGCGCTCGTCCACGGCCTGGCGGATCTGGGCCTGGACAATGACCAGCTCGCCCACCAGATCGACCAGGAAATCGAGTTTGTCGGCGGCCACCCGGATGCTGGAGGTCTTTTCCTGGCGCTCGGCCTGTTTCTGGCCCAGGTCGCGCACAGCTGTCTGTTCGGCCAGGGCCGAGGCCACCTGGCTTGGCTGCACCAAGCCCTGGTCGGCCAGGATGTCTCCCAGACGCTTCTGGGCGGACAGGGCATTTTCCAGGTCGGCCGGGGTGATGTCGCCGCGTTCGACCAAAATCTGGCCCAGCAGTTTGTGGATGCCCTCCCCGTCCATGGCGCAGCCGTCGTCCAGGAGATCAATGGTCAGGTCACACTCGTCTTCGACGAAAAGAAACACGTCGGCCAGCTCCTGGCGAGAGGCCGGCGAACGCAGCACGCAGTCCCACCAGACCAGACAGGCTTCCGGGTCGAGGTCGTCCAGGGGACCCACGGCCTCGACATGGGCAAACATCCGGCATTCGCCCAGGGAACAGACGTCTTCCAGAAGGTGCAAGGGATTGTTGCCCGTCACCAGAATGTCGCCCTGGGGGCGGATACGCAGACGGTAGATACGGGCGACCCCCGGCGACGCCTCCTGGGAAACGGCCGAAGCCGCAGCGGCCGGGGCGGCTTCCTCGCCAGCGTAGCGGCGAAAGCCTTCCAGCAACGTACGACCGGCGGCGGTCAGCCCGGCATCGCCGGCATTGTCGGGTTCAAGCAGCGCCCGAATATGGTCGCAGGCGTGAAAGGACAAGTCGAGCAGTTCCCTGCTGACGCCGAGCAGGCCGTTTCGCACCTTGTCGAAAACGGTTTCCACATCATGGGTGAAGGTGGCGATGTCATCGAAACCGAACATCGCGCCGGAACCCTTGATGGTGTGCATGGCCCGGAAAATTTTGTGGAGCAGGTCGGTGTCGCCGGGCGTGCGCTCCAACTCCAAAAGCGACGCCTCCAGGTCGGCCAGGAGTTCCTTGGCCTCCTCAAGATAGGCCAGACGGTGGACGTCGTCCTGGGACATCATGGCGTGCTCGTCTCTCCTGTTCCCCGACAGGCCGGGGCATGCCTCGCCGCGCGCGGCAGGCCGTCGGCCTGGCGGCTCCTGACTCTTGCTCCAGCCGGCCCCTTAAAACAACTCCACATTGTCGCCGAAATCCGAGGCAGCCTCGTGCGCCGGCGCGGCAGCGACGGCTGCCCGGCCTGACAAGGCCTTGGCTTTTGACGATGCGCCGAAAGCGGCCTCATGCACGTCGCGTTCGGCTTCCATGGTATAGCGGTCATAGAGCTGGCGCAGCCGGGCGCTACGCCCCTTGCCGCCGCCCGGGGCAATCTTTCTGGCGACGGCGATCTGGCCATCCAGAGCGCGCCGGACCTCGGACAAGGAACGGCCGATCTCCCGGTCGAAGACGATGCGCCGCGAGAGTTCGTCGGCCCGGCCGCCCCAATCCCGGCTGGAATTGCGCAGCACCGTGAAAAGCTCCTGGCAACGCGCGGCGGACCTCGTGGTTTCAGCCAGCACGGCGTCGAGTTCTCCCACCACCCGCCACGCTTCGGACTGATCGTTATACCGGCTGGCGTTTTCCTGCAAGCCCTTCGAAGCACTGGCAATATTTCCCAGAATACGGGCCACGGCGTCGGTTTGTCGGCGGGCGTCGGCGGACAGGCGTTGGATGGCCAGGGCCAACACGCCCAGGGCCGCGCCGGCCGTGCCGGTATGGGCGGCCTTGATGCTGGCGTTTATGGCGATGAGTTCGATCTCCGCCCCCACTTCTTCGATGGCCTCGATGGCCCCGCTCATGCCCGAGACCGTCTCGGCCACGGCGTCCATGTTGTTGCCCAGAGCCTCGCCTTCAGCGGCGAAATCACCCAGTTCGGTCTTGACCGTGGCCACTCCGGCCTCCAGACGGGAAAGCGGCGTGTCGTCGATCTCGCCGCCGGCCAGGCCGGTGATGGAATCGCCCATGGCCCGGATGCGTCCGGCGATGGACTCCAGCGAACCGCGCAGGGTGTCGGCGGCCCGGATAAAATGGTTGTCGGCGCTTTGGATCTGGGAGGACTGCAAGGTCAGGACATCGGCGGTGAAAGCGGCCAGTTCCTCCAGGGTCGACGAGTCGGCCGTCGTATCGACCTCGGCGGCGAGCATGGCCGCGGTTTCCCCGATGGCCTGCTCGGCATGCTCGACCTGCTGACGCACGATGTCGTGAAATTGCATGGAACGCACGGCCTGACCGAGGTCGGCGGCAATGTCGCCGGCGCTGCGCGTGAGCTCCTGGGAAATGTCAACGGAACAGGAGGCCATCTCGGCCAGAGCCTTGATGTTAGCCCCAAGCTCCCGCACGATGACCTCGTGGCACTGTTCCTGGGTGCCGAGGATGGTCATGTTGCGCTGCCGGGCCGAGCCGACGTGTCCGCGCAGGGTTTCGATGCGCCCGGCGATGCCGGCGCAGTGGCTGACGATCTGGTTGGCAAGCTTTTCCACGTCGTCGGCCAGGGTGGTGAACCCCCGGCCATCGGCTCCAAGCCGGGCGCTCTCAATGCGCGTGGCGATGCCAAGCATACTCAAGTGTTTAACTATCTTGGAGAATTCCGACAAAATGGCGGAGAGTTCATCGACGATGACCACCACGGCATCAATCTCGTCCAGGCTCTGGCGGCCGGCGGCCCGGGCGGCCTCGTTGGTCAAGCTCTCCAGTTCGGCGGACAGAGCGCGCAGCCGGTCGTGCATGTCCTGGGCCGAGCTGCACGACACCAGTTCCTGGGCGTTTTGGGCAATGCTCTCGCAACTGCCCTGCAGCCCGTACAAGGCCTCGCCGAGATCCAGAAAATCCTGTTCCCGGGCCTTGACGGCGCTGCTTAAGCCATGACCGGCTCTGTCCAAGCTGACACGGCACTGCCGCAACATGCCCTTGGCGTCGGCGAGCTGGATCGTATCGGCCATGTGCCTACCCTTGTCCCGGTTTTTTACGACGCCCTGACCCGCCAGCGCCTATGCGGCGCCGCCGGACCGGCAGCCTCTCCCGTGCGGGGAGTCCTCATCTAGGAGAAAACTGCCACGTTTTTCGGGAAAGAGCAAAGCGTTCTTGTCACACGCCGCCGCGACGACGACGCAAGGCCTTGCGCAGCCAAATGCCGCAGGCGACCAAAGCGACAACGCCCAGTATGGCCAATTGAGCGTGATGCACGTTGTCAAGCACCCGGGTCAGGACATTTTCCAACAAACTGCCGAAGCCGTAGCCGATGAGCGCGAAGGCGACGGCCCAAATGGCCGCGCCGATGGTATTGAGCAAGAAGAACTTGAGTACGGAAATCTCGGCCGTGCCGAGGACGAAGGGCGTAAGGTTGCGCAGGCCATAAAAAAAGCGGAAGGTCAGGATAAGCACTTCATGGTATTTATTGAGCATGGCATGGACCCGGTCGGCCCTGGCGCGCCATTTCTCACTGCGAGCAACGAGTTTTCGCCCGTAGTGACGGCCGATGAAAAAGGCGGTCTGGTCGCCGGCCAAGCTGCCGCAAAAGGCGCACAAGATCACCAGGCGCAAATCAAGATTGAATTCCGGGGATTGGGCAGCGAACCCGGCCAGAAGGAGGATGGTTTCGCCCTCCAAAAAGGTGCCTATGAAAAGCGCCAAATACCCGTACTGGGCAATCAATTCCTTCATGAATTCTATGGACATGAAATAGCGCCCCCGTCATGGCTCCCCACTTGGCGGGAGCGTGGTTTTGACTCGTGAGAAGTATGCGCTTCCCGCGTCTGTGTCCACCGGTTGCCCCGGGGAAATCACGACGTTGCGCATCATCCGTGGAATCACTTGAAATGGGCAGCATCCTCTGCCATCATGGGCCACGATCAACCTTTACCAAAGATTATGACGCACTTTAGCGACATCATTGCCCAAAACGTTGTCGAAAGCCTGCCGGTGGGCCTGCTCATCGTGGACCATGCCGGGGCTTTCACCACGGTCAATCCGGCTGCGGCAACCATTTTGGGATACTCCAGGCAACAGTTGCTCGGACGCGGCTGGGGCGATTTGTTTTTTGAAAACGAGGCCAACGCCCGATTCAATCAAATCGTCATGGACGTCATTCAAAATGAGCTGGTGGGCCTGTGCCGGGTGGTGCCTTACGCCGCTCCGGACGGCAGACTGCTTGAACTCTCCATCACCAGTTCCTATCTGTCCGGAGGCAGCAACACTGCCGGCGTGGTGGTCATTTTGCACGACCTCACGGAACTCTCCCGAATGCAGCGCCGCGAAACCGACATGCTCAAGGAGGTCAACCGGATCCAGCAGGAAAAAATCCGGGGACTCAACAAGCTGGCCGCCTCGGTGGCCCATCAAATCCGCAACCCGGCCTTCGCCATCGGCGGCTTCGCCTCGCGCCTGGCCCGCCAGCTCGCAAGCCTGGGCATAGACTCATCCTACCCGGGCATCATTCTCGACGAGGCCAAACGCCTGGAGACCCTGGTGCGCACCGTGGGCCGGTTTGCCGCCCTGGGTCCGGCGCGGCCCCAGCCGGTCCGGCTGGCCGAGGTGGCGGACCAGGCCATGAAGCTGGCCCAGACCCTTGCGTCCGGCCAGGCGGCCGGCGCCGTCTGGCGTTTCGACCTGCCGGAAGTCCAGCTCGTGGTCGACCGGGACCAGATCGCCGGCGCCCTGGCCGAACTCTTCCGCAACAGCCTGGAATGCGCCGCCCCCGGTCCCGTGACCATCGATCTGACGGCCGCCGCCGAGGGCGAACGCCTGGAGCTGGCCGTCACCGACGACGGCCCCGGGATCAGGCCGGCCGACGCGCCCCATGTTTTCGACCCGTTCTATTCCGGCCGGCCCGACAAGGCCGGCATGGGCCTGACCCTGGCCCAGGAGATCGTGCTTGAACACAACGGTAGCCTGGTCCTGGACTCCGGCC
It contains:
- a CDS encoding DedA family protein, which encodes MSIEFMKELIAQYGYLALFIGTFLEGETILLLAGFAAQSPEFNLDLRLVILCAFCGSLAGDQTAFFIGRHYGRKLVARSEKWRARADRVHAMLNKYHEVLILTFRFFYGLRNLTPFVLGTAEISVLKFFLLNTIGAAIWAVAFALIGYGFGSLLENVLTRVLDNVHHAQLAILGVVALVACGIWLRKALRRRRGGV
- a CDS encoding chemotaxis protein CheA, with the translated sequence MMSQDDVHRLAYLEEAKELLADLEASLLELERTPGDTDLLHKIFRAMHTIKGSGAMFGFDDIATFTHDVETVFDKVRNGLLGVSRELLDLSFHACDHIRALLEPDNAGDAGLTAAGRTLLEGFRRYAGEEAAPAAAASAVSQEASPGVARIYRLRIRPQGDILVTGNNPLHLLEDVCSLGECRMFAHVEAVGPLDDLDPEACLVWWDCVLRSPASRQELADVFLFVEDECDLTIDLLDDGCAMDGEGIHKLLGQILVERGDITPADLENALSAQKRLGDILADQGLVQPSQVASALAEQTAVRDLGQKQAERQEKTSSIRVAADKLDFLVDLVGELVIVQAQIRQAVDERGDPHLRGLAEHLERLSESLRDSTLSIRMLPIGATFAKFRRLVRDLSTELGKDIELVTSGEETELDKTVIERLSDPLVHLLRNSIDHGIESPAQRQAVGKPAAGRISLAAAHVGGEVCITVGDDGGGLDPAAIRAKAEQRGLISPGAELTLKELYHLIFQPGFSTAKAVTSVSGRGVGMDVVKRAIDALRGSVEIDSERGKGTSITVRLPLTLAIIDGLQVQAGGEYYVVPLGHVEECVELARDEDGQRRRIVNLRGEVAPVLSLREAFGLGGQPPAIEPIVVARVDGERIGIAVDRVVGEHQTVIKTLGRLYRDVDAFSGATIRGDGSMALIIDVAALVRREALFEAGRT
- a CDS encoding two-component system sensor histidine kinase NtrB codes for the protein MTHFSDIIAQNVVESLPVGLLIVDHAGAFTTVNPAAATILGYSRQQLLGRGWGDLFFENEANARFNQIVMDVIQNELVGLCRVVPYAAPDGRLLELSITSSYLSGGSNTAGVVVILHDLTELSRMQRRETDMLKEVNRIQQEKIRGLNKLAASVAHQIRNPAFAIGGFASRLARQLASLGIDSSYPGIILDEAKRLETLVRTVGRFAALGPARPQPVRLAEVADQAMKLAQTLASGQAAGAVWRFDLPEVQLVVDRDQIAGALAELFRNSLECAAPGPVTIDLTAAAEGERLELAVTDDGPGIRPADAPHVFDPFYSGRPDKAGMGLTLAQEIVLEHNGSLVLDSGHVGGARFVLTIPRFPSHLMSRLEEPEPAASGA
- a CDS encoding methyl-accepting chemotaxis domain-containing protein, which gives rise to MADTIQLADAKGMLRQCRVSLDRAGHGLSSAVKAREQDFLDLGEALYGLQGSCESIAQNAQELVSCSSAQDMHDRLRALSAELESLTNEAARAAGRQSLDEIDAVVVIVDELSAILSEFSKIVKHLSMLGIATRIESARLGADGRGFTTLADDVEKLANQIVSHCAGIAGRIETLRGHVGSARQRNMTILGTQEQCHEVIVRELGANIKALAEMASCSVDISQELTRSAGDIAADLGQAVRSMQFHDIVRQQVEHAEQAIGETAAMLAAEVDTTADSSTLEELAAFTADVLTLQSSQIQSADNHFIRAADTLRGSLESIAGRIRAMGDSITGLAGGEIDDTPLSRLEAGVATVKTELGDFAAEGEALGNNMDAVAETVSGMSGAIEAIEEVGAEIELIAINASIKAAHTGTAGAALGVLALAIQRLSADARRQTDAVARILGNIASASKGLQENASRYNDQSEAWRVVGELDAVLAETTRSAARCQELFTVLRNSSRDWGGRADELSRRIVFDREIGRSLSEVRRALDGQIAVARKIAPGGGKGRSARLRQLYDRYTMEAERDVHEAAFGASSKAKALSGRAAVAAAPAHEAASDFGDNVELF